The DNA region ttccacttcttcgtatgttttgaagtgctgctcagaaagtgcgtgtgtcATCGATGGGAAcaacaaggtctggtgaatacagtgggtgagTTAAcatttcccaggcaagatctttcaacatgtctttaactggttttgaagtgtgtgatggtacgtcatcatgaagcaaaattactttgccatgtttctggcacattctggtcgtttcatgatcaaaacgtggttcaaattgataatttgttgtcggtagtgatcagtattaatggtttcacctggttttagaagctcataatacaccacaccttcctgatcccaccaaacgcagagcattgtcttctttctgaagcgatttggccttgcagtcgatgttgatggttgatatggatcaacccatgattttgtgcatttgggattctcaaaataaatccacttttcatcatcaGTCACAATTCgttgcaaaaaagactttctttcatgccatcgAAGCAACatttactgatgacttttgggttttccatttgtctttcgttcagttgatgtggcatccattttccttcctttaaaatcttccccattgcttgtaaatgatcggaaactGCTGagtaacatttaatctttctgcaagttgtttttagtttgacatgcatcttcatccaataatgcttgtaattgttggtcttcaaactttttcggttgacctggacgttctttgtctttcacgtcgaaatcatcacttttaaagcatttaaaccagtgttcacaagtatcttgagatggagcatattcaccataagcttcctgaagtatacgataacttttcgcagcacttttcttcaaaataaagtaatgaattaaaacttcccgcaaatgcttttttggcatgaaatttgacatttttaagcgtaaaaaatatctatgatgttaacaacttcagcaaatttgacatataaaattttgaagcttgtttcaatacaacaaaatagcatacatatcaaattgcaaatatatcaacatatgtgtaactccatctattgaaaaaaatccgcattattaactggtacacctagtatgtatttttttcttgcctctgAAACAAAGAGATAGATGCTGAAAATAAATGGTCATGTTAACCGTTTCTTTATTATCAACTGAAAAGAAAAGGATGGCACTTTAACTTGTGCCCTgacaatatttttctatatttgtcCTCTTGGACTTTCCCTTGCAGTCAATGTGAAGTTAAAGTAACTATTCGGAAGCTAAGCTCCTTCAATGAATATATTAGCAATTCGTTAAAATGGATTGAGTGACAAGAAATATAACATTCATTATGTTATTTCTAACTGAATTTTTTCTTCATAGATATTAAAAGTATTTCAatgtttagaaaattattttgaatacaaAGCACTTCACAATAGTCTCTAACTTCCGTCATACCAAACCGCCTTTAATTTAATGTAAGTTACTgtttaaatttgaaaagaaataaactcaTCTACCCTTTGTTTGAAGTGCTGTACTGAGCAGTATTTTGATTATATTTAAATCATCTTTACATATAGTTATAAAGCATCTTATTGCATATATCATCTCAGTTGATGTGTTTATCCATACttcattaatttttcatatattattttatggatttttcaaATTGTTTGGGAAAAAAGAGATGTGCACTctcttctctcttaaaaatcatattagaattttaaatctatctttattattaattatacCTTAATTAACCTTTTTAAGAAAATGCTAAGCTGAATTTCATagctttttcatatttatttataccaCTATGGGTTTCTTCTACTTTATATGCAATACTCAGTGTGCTAAGACATGTAATGTGAATGATGGggcatatgcatataaatatggaatatttatacattttaaatctttctttaaaacaaGAGAGATGATCATTTTCAAACCATATTACTCTCATTTATCTCCATGATGCCATTAATGTTGTAAAATGTTGCAGCAACATTACTAACTCCTGAAGGCCTGCATCAGCCTTTAGCTACTCAGCCGCATTATTAGATTGTCAACATAATTCAGACATCTCATATAGAAAGAGCCAACCCGCTGGCTCCAATGCTTTGTAAATGTATTTGCTTGATGAAGTAGCTCTGAACATATTGAGGCCTTGACTGGCTATGCACACAGCACTTGCAGAATCAACTCCTGCTGCTTCAAAAGTGTGCTTAGGATCTGTTGTCCTTCGGTATGTTTCATTTTCTGGTCACAAATGAGCATTTGATAAAAGAAAATGCAACTGGTAACATGAGCTGAAATATCAGTATTGTACTAATTAGCATTACAAATTGGCACGTTTTCACTGACTTCTccaattaagaaattaaataaagcCTCCAAATtcacagataaaatatttaagaaatgcaTCAAAATATTTACAACGTGAAGTGTATGCTTTTGTTTTGCAAGTCATGAATATAACACTGTCAGGTGAGTtttgtatataaaaatagaataaaaacaaaaatagcagtTCCCTTTTTAAACTGAATTCAAACATGGAGCACGCATGCAAAAATCCAGAACTGAACTTAATAGCAGAGTAGAAAAAACAGTGGAGAATTATTTCATGTGACTCTTGAGCTCACAGGGAGCGAACAATGAATATAGAAAGttgaaagaggaaaaacagaaaacattctGTCGGTCTCTGAATTGCCTTTATCACTCTGCCTCCTCTACCTTTAGATGCTACCACTTTGAATTGACTCAGCACTGCTAAACGAAGGTTCatttattttggattattttggTCTTTTTTAATACCTCAGAAATAATCAAAATGTGTATTCTTAGAGGAACTGAATTAGATAAGGAATCAATGCTGTATTAACAAGTAAGACAACATTCTAGGTAACCCAGCCAGTCAAGATATGAGTggtgatgaaaaacaaaaatctgcaactatgtatggtgacagatgtgatttaaacttattgtggtgatcattttgcaatatatacaaatactagtggaccagtgcatgaatttgtgcacattgaaaggaaattaattagaagaaatattttaatatcgctatttgccctttctctataatagaggtgtcaaccaaattcacaatcaacaatgacagatcaaaacacacatgtgattggcgccagcgagagctttatatgtattcaCATGCACCACtcaacttagacttttatatatagagaagcTTAATTAGAtgtgctttctgatttagctaaacttttccagcccagtgaagcaccccaacttctcttttaggtaattgtcagcaacacagcagtaaataccaacacaaagcagattattattgtagatcacgcagggagaacaaaggctaaaatatttaactacagcagtgtttgactatattctgcgcagtgagaaaacctgaagtcattttcaaggtccaccatttcttacttcttttcagtcaggttaAGTTTCTGAGCTTTCtatatctccattttccagctaatgaaaagaaaataggattctaccaaatctcctatctacctactccaggacttctgtgaggatcaaatgagatgaggcatgggaaaacacttcacaggcatttggttacagtgtaaaatgttcccacctggctataaagcaagtcatgttcctggccTAAAGAAACTTCAAGGAGACTAGTCACTATGAAGaagaagctgggcgttgctatgtgatgtcattacctggtgtccacagccaccatttctgggctgggctgggatgtggctctggggtggtggcagggcctgtgtcccacttggggggagCTGAATGTTGGTTTGTGTGCACCAGGTCCATAGTGCCATTTATTGTTAAATGGCCTgctgctagggagaggaagctgggtgttgctacctGACATCATTACTCAGaacccacagccaccgtttctgggctgggctgggctgtgggctgcattttgtgctaTGGgttctcagcagcattggctgtaatttggtgggctgtctctccaggctggtggtggggcctgtgtcccacttgggggaagctgagtgttgctttgtgtgtgtcaggtccacggtgccatttctttgtaaatggccagtgcatgtcatggcagctcctgtgttgagtgtctgtcctctggtggtcagtgtgtgtcatagcgactggttggatggccgaacacttagcatattagccttttatatagagagatagagccattatgttgtacacataaaactaatataatgttgtatgccaattatctacatatataaaaccctaatatgcaaatagaccaaacagtggaacaactgaacaactggtcactatgacatgtgctgaccaccagggggcctgcgcagaacatggtgggcattggatgcagcgggatggtggagctggtgagcgggagcgccagaccaaggcagtgcgctggtcactgtcatcagggcgagcctccagttactgaaaattctttgctcctgcatgctatGGTCCCACCCGGCGCTCGCACACACTGCCGGCGCCCAGCACTGGCACCaatcgctcggcaccatcagcaggtgtgagcgaatgctgctggccctgatcgcccctcagggcttctccacctccccctgctcctgaggggtgatcaggacagcagccaCCGCCGCTCGCACtcactgacagcactggccccactcgcacctgctgctggctctggccccaatcgctccatgctgtcagcaggtgcgagcggggctggcactgtcagtgcaTGGAAGTGGTGGCAGCAGTagtgggctgccagcagacagggaaccgggggccgcagtgggaggggcctggtggaGGCATGGagaatgggccgagacccgctcctgtgcccaccacagtctcgcagcccacagttcctttcaaggtgcacaaattcatgcactggacccctagtacctacattaaaaaaatgagaaatttttttatgagaaaaatatgtGGCATTGTGTATTACACATGATGGTGATTCTGGCATGATTTTTTTCTAGTCTGCTCTGTTTATCAATCTTTTAATTACAGCTTATGCTGAGAGCTTATTTACAATATCAATTGATTGCAGTCTGCAAATAACTGAATTCCTGTTATGACCTAGATGATATGGAAGGAACACAGAAATCAAAGGAGTAAAAATGAGAAACAGTCTCTGAGAAGAGACAAGCTCATGGAAGAGTCAAGTATGCAAGCTGTCGACTGCAGCATATTGAGAAgtgaaacaattaaaatgaaCATAGTGGCCCCAGATTTGTGTTTGCAGTAATTCTTCTTAGAGGAGTTAAGGATGATCTCCaagcagaaatatattttttctggctTTATTGACATGATTGACATATCATTTTGTCCAATGTGATGATTTCCTGCGCAATTATATTGTGAATGATTAGTACAATAAGATTAGTTACACAtgcatcacctcacataattacattttttgtgGTAATAACATTGAAGATTTTATCTCCAAGCAGCTTTGAATTATATAAtactccccagcccctggcaatcaccattctactctgtttctttgagtttggctttttttagattccactaaataagatcatatagtatttgtctgtctctgtgtgacttgtttcacttaacataatgccctcatgATTCATTCAAGTCACAAATAgcaggattttttcttttttatggccaaattgtatgtatctaaaatatatatttttttcctcacatctttttaatttatttattcttggaTGGaaacttagattgtttccatgtcttagctgttgtgaatgatgctgcaatgaacacaggacTGCAGATACCTCTTTGAGACAGTGATTTCATTCCCTTTggctaaatacccagaagtgggattgctgaacttgtggtagttctagttttaatttattgagaaacctccatacccTTTCCATGTTGGCTGTACCAacttacattcccatcaacagtatGCAAAGGTTCCCCTTTCTCACACAAGCCTCTCTGACACTTGTCCCTTCTTTTCTTTGATGGTACCCATTCTAACCAATGTGAGgggatatttcattgtggttttgatttgcatttccctgaagtTTAGTGATGTtctgcatcttttcatgtacctactagccatttctatttcttatttggaaaaatatctattcaggtcctttgcccatttttaaagtgGAATATGTATggaatttgttgtttgtttttgctattgagttgtatgagctccTCACAcactattttttatattaaacccTTTATCTGATAGGCGAAAGATTGCCTCTTTGTTCTGTCAATTGCTGGTTTTtctctgcagaagcttttcagtttggtGTCATCTcacttgcttatttttgttttgctgctTCTGCCTTGATGTTATACCCCAACACTCATTGCCAAGGCCAATAGTCAAGAAGTGTTTGCCTATATTTTCTTATGGGAGTTTTACATTTTCATATCTGACATTTAAGTATTTAACCCACTTTGTAAtatttgtgaatggtgtaagatAGGGGCCCAATTTTACTCTTTTCtatgtgaactagaggcccagtgcatgaaattcatacactcaggTTGTggggggaggccctcagcccagccaggagccctcaggggatgtctgactgatggcttaggcagcagtcggacatccttagcactgctacggaggcaggagagggtcctgccaccactgctgcacctgccagccgtgagcccggcttctgggagcacagtgaccaccaggaggcagctcctgcattgagcttctgccccctggtggtcagtgcatgtcatagcaactggccgttccgctgtttggtcaatttgcatattgaccttttattatataggatattcagtttccccaacaccatttattgagactATTTTTCCATATTGAGTATTCTCATCTTCCTTGTTAAATATTACttgaccatatatgcatggaTTTACTTCCAAACTCTTGATTCTATCTATCACTCTGTGTCTGTTCATTTTCAGTGCCATATGGTTTCGAACACTGTAACTTTGTAggatattttgaaatcaggaagtttgAGGCCTCCagatttgttcttctttttcaagattactttgtctatttttattttgtggttccatatgatatttttctatttctatgaaagaatgccattggaattttgataggaattgcattgattctatagatggctttgagtaaatatggacattttaacaatattaattcttttgaTCCACAAAACAGGATATCTTTTAATTCATTTGTGAATTAATTCTGAATTTGATTTTAACATCTGAGCTCTGATCACTACaacttatttcaaaaaatataaagtatttaaaattaaatttagctACATGTTCCATAGGATTGCTGGTGTCATTCTGACATTTTAGTTTTGAGCTTACAGTTACCAATAGACTGAAAGAATGACAAAAAGACCCcaggtgtataattttttttttggattataaATAAGATTTGCTGTTCTGAGCAATACTGGGCCCTGAAGCAAAATCATTAATACTAATCCTATCTTCActtaaaatttcacattttattcATCATGAATTATTGCatgaattgtatttttaaatgtatattgcatttattatttatctcAATTATGAGGATATTTTTTGGTGTCCTTCTTAACTTTGTGCCCAAAGCAAGTACCTCATTCACTTCATCCTAGTCCTGGCCttgtaaaaaagaaatgtgtttattATTAGAGAACCATTTAAAAACCAACCAGTCAATATGTATCAGACCGAAATAGGATATGTGTCTTGGGAGATAATAAAATTAGAGTCATGATCTTGGGCTTTAGAAGCTTTTAATGAAGTTGTAGTCATAACCCATTAGTATGCAAATGCGCAATATGGAAGAGCTTATGGTAGGTGCAAAGTAGAGATAAATTGCCTTCAGTTCTGACAACAGCAGGGTCTGAAATGTATAATAGGAGTTAGAGAGGGTATTACTGTGTAGATGGAGCTTGATCTGGAACTTTAAGAATTTATAAGCATCAAGCAGAGGAGACCAGGAGGACACTGCCTTTCAGGGAGTTACCAGGAGACGTTAGTAAAGGTCAAGAATTTGTAGGGGTTGGACAGAGGGTCGAGATGAATATAGCAATAATGTAAATTGATTAGAAAGTTCCTGTGGTTAATTAGTACAAGAGAATGCATATGATTTGATTGTGAAGAGTTTGTAAGAATACCAATTCCAAggtacatctttaaaaaataaatgaaggggcCACATTTCATAGAAAGTTTCTGGACAGTATTATTTTGGTAAAGAGTTATAAGGATAGAAATATATTCCTGAATATTGAAATCTAAAATGAAGTACTAAGGGCCTACTAACAACATGATGGACCATTTTCACTTCCatcacataataaaaataatttattctatcAAAAATAACAGATGCAGAGCTAACAATTATTGAGCTTATGCCATGTGGCAGGCACTGATACTAAGGACACAAAATGCTTGATACAAAGGGAAAGAGCTATTAAAGAGCTCAGAAGAAAAGTTCTCAACTATTCACCATTATGAATCatacatttgcatttattttagacACTTAATCATATTAAGAGACTTTGTTTTATATCAAATGATTATTTTCAGCATCTATTGAGTTGTTCATGTTTTTCTACTTCTTCCTGCTCATgtgaaaaatcacatttttttatatttaaatgctaAACATCCACCTTTCAGTTCCAAATATAAACATGGTTGGAATGCAtcgttcttttttattttggttggTTTGCTtagttgacatttttatttaggAATTTTATATCTATAGTTCTTAGTATCTTTACCAGGTTTTAGTGCAATACTTAAGCTGAATCCATAAAAATGACTCAAgaagtttttcctctttttcttttttctgcaaaGGTTTACTTAAGATTGAGATCTATCTTCCTTGAATATTGGGAAGAATGCACAAGCAAATCTTCCTGAATCTGGAGGTGTATTGTGGTTCATTTCTTTTGCGTGTGTGTGTCatattacatattttggaaagatTTAGTTACaaatttgatttctttacaaTAGCTAGGTGTATTTTTTCCCAAGTTTATATATTGGAAAAGACTTGGAAGACATATAGAGATTGAGGCACGGAATATGATGCATCAAGAGAAAGAGCATACAGGCATGCATTGGGAGTCTGAGGAACACCCCATGCATAAGCAACCCTTGGATCCAGTGTTCATGTGTATCATGCTGTGTTCACAGCCTGAATTTTCCTATCTGGGTAAGGGATCTTGGCTTGGGAGAGCTCACCAAACAAACTCTCGGCATCTCTCTATATAATTGAGTCAATCTTGTCAAGTTGGTTAGGCCATTGCAGATCAGAAGTAAAGAGACTGGGGCCAGGACGCACGGAGGCAATGGCGGcaactcctcctcctgctgctgccaagccccctccccctcccccgtccctcctcccccacccccggaccGACGGTTCCAGCCTGCACCTCCGTGTCCGtgcccatgccccctcccccgggccccaCCAAGGGCCTCACCGTGTCCGCGCTCTTTTCTCGGATCTTCGGGAAGATGCGGATCCTCATGGTTGGCTTGGATGCAGCTGGAAAGACCACAATCCTGTACAAACTGAAGTTGGAGGAGATTGTCACCACCATAGGCTTCAATGTGGAAACAGTGGAATACAAGAACATCTGTTTCACAGTCTGGGACGTGGGAGACCAGGACAAGATTCGGCCTCTGTGGGGGTACTACTTTCAGAACACGCAGGGTCTCATCTTCGTGGTGGACAGGAATGACCGGGAGCGGGTCCAGGGGTCGGCTGATGAACTTCAGAAGatgctgcaggaggaggagctgtgggaTGCGGTGCTGCTGGTCTTTGCCAACAAGCAGGATATGCCCAATGCCATGCCCGTGAGCGAGCTGACCGACAAGCTGGGCCTGCAGCACTTGCGCAGTCACACGTGGTACATCCAGGCCACTTGTGCCATCCAAGGTACAGGCCTATACGATGGGCTGGACTGGCTGTCCCATGAGCTGTCAAAGTGCTAACCAATCAGGGGTCGGCCCCTGCTGCCAGGAAGCCCCCGTGTGCATCCTCGGAATGACCAGACTCCCGGACTCCTCAGGCAGTGagtgccctgccctcctgctcctcctcccacagacacaggtctctgctcctgcccctcctgcctgcaTGTTCTCTGTTGTTGGAGCCTGGAGCCTTGCTCTCTGGGCACAGGGGCAAGAGAAATGAAGGCAACAGGTCCCCTGCCTGCTGGGACCTGTGGAAGGAGCCTCCTATCTtccagaggaggagcagggaccTGGGTTTACTTTTGTTTGTTCTATTTTGGGCATATCcttggggccaggtggggaggggaagggggggctcCGGGTGGTACTAAGATATGGCACTGGGTACTGAGTAATAAATTTGCTGTGGTttgtgaagaagaagaagaagaagaagaagaggaggaggaggaggaggaggaggaggaggaggaggaggaggaggagaagaagaagaagaagaagaagaagaagaagaagaagaagaagaagaagaagaagaagaagaagaaaagagacaaaTGTTGTGGGTGTCAGAGTTTTGGACTTTTATGGCACTTTGTAAATTCCATTGCCTATGTTGGAAAACAGTCAAAAGCTAGACATCAGGCATCCCCAGAGATATTGTTTCAAAGCCAGATGTAAATCAAATCTATCTCCACAATAAcgtaatcagatttttaaaacatttcttcttatGTTAGGTTTGACACATTTCAGATTTAGAGTTATCCACATCTAAATTTTCAGTTATTGGCATAAAGTTTTAGGtaatattctctttttatcttttcaatatCAATATGATTTGTTGTGACCCTTTCATTTTATGCCTCATATTGATATTAtgtgtttccttttcattttagtcTTATTAGGTattaaaatctctctatataaaaccctaatatgcaaatagaccgaacagtggaacaaccaaacaaccaaacaaccggttgctatgacatgcgctgaccaggAGGAGGCATGTGTGGatcatggcgggcattggcagaggcagcagagcatggaacatggcaggcatcagccgtGGCAggaaggtggagcaggtgagcagaggcgccagaccaaggcggggcgctggtcgctgtcatcagggcgagcctctggtggttgctgcaaattctttgctcccatgagcCGTGCATGGTCCCAccaggtgctcgcacctgctTCCAACGcctgccccgctcacacccattgCCAGCgccggagccactgctcacacccgctacCAGCACCCGGTGCAGGTCCCGATTGCTTGGGTGCAATCAGTGGCTGCAGGCctcaattgcccctcagggcttctccacctccccctgctcctaaggggcgatcggggccagcagccgcctctcacacccatTGCCGGCAGataggggactgggggccgtggcaggaggggcctggcgggggcacagaggatgggccaagacccgcccctgtgcccactgtcaTGGCCCACatttcttttcaaggtgcatgaatttgtgcacttggcccctagtgtattaatatttttaaagaaccaaatgtttgatttttaatttttcctattgCCTTCACTTCTCTTTCACTTATTTCTGCACACATATacaaatgtgtgcatgtgtgtgcttatgtgtgtgtgtgtaaattagcTGAATTTGGTTCAGATATTCTGtatttattctgaattttttcaGTGTATTCTATCAGTTATTGGAAGAAGTCTTCCACAAGGAGTATAGAGTTTTCAGTTTGACTTGTTTTTTCATCTAACCTGACAAGTATAGTCTTTTTAATGGAATAATCAATCACTTTCCATTTAATCAAATTACAGATATTTTTGAATTTACAACCgccatttgttttctatttaatagaatggtattattttatttctttactctaTCTTTTTAATTAACTGCAGACTTTTCTACATATTATCCAATTTCATAGAGTTAATtcgtttttaatatattgttttacTATTTGTATTTGGTTTTCCTGAAGAACTAGAGAAATGATAATAAGCTAGTGTTTCATGTTCCAACTTGGGATTCTAAGTCTCAGGTGAAGTGTTACAAGTGTGATCATGTGCTAACCTCCCTCAATACAATGACAATTCACATATACAATTTTGTGTACATAGTTACAGGTGAAGCTGGGAGAGAGATAGCAGTTGTGAATTAGAATTATGCACCAGTCTTACTTGTGCGTGGCTCTTGGGCATTGAGTGGGACCAAAGTATGAACAGTTCCCAAATGTAGGAAAGACAAGATTTCCTGCACTGAAAACTAAGGTAGCCTCCAATGCTATTTGGTCTGATTAAATTTGCACTCTCTACCAGAATCACTACTTTAACACAAATACAACATGTGATAGCAGAGGACAGGaccttaattttaataaattatgacttttttatatacttattgattttagagagggaaagagagagaggtagaaaaatcaatgatgagagagaatcattgattggctgcctcctgcacactccacactggggatcgagcccacaatccgggcatgtgcactgatggggaatctaaccatgaccttctggttcacaggtcaacactcaaccactgaaccaagtTGGCTGggctcaataaattattttaaaaggctacATCTAAGACAAAGAGAAGAACTCTACAATGTCATGCTCTAAAGGAGATGGGCCACATACACAGACAATGTAAATAGGCAGGACTGCTCTTGTAGATATCTTCTCCAATGGAATCCCTCCAGTTGTTCATAattgggaaaaacaaaaacaaaaagctgcAATATCCTTTATTTTAAGTCGGCCATAAACATGAAGTAATATGTTTAGAAGTAATATGATTTTTAGAAACTAGAAGTAATATGATTTTTAGAAACTAGAAGTAATATGATTTTTGTATTAAGAAATTATgtgcaatcccacttctaggaatataccccaagaaactagaaacaccaatcagaaaggatatatgcacccctatgttcatagcagcacaatttacaatagctaaggtttggaaacagcctaaatgcccatcagcagatgagtgggttagaaaactatggtacatctacacaatggaatactacacttctataaaaaagaaggaattcttaccatttgcagcatcatggatggaactggagagcattatgctaagtgaaataagccaggcaatgaaagaaaaataccacatgatctcactcatttatagaaaataaagaacattataacctgataaacaaaaagatagatacagaggcagtaaagcatcaaacagactgtcaaattacagcaggaaggttggggagttttggggagggggggaaagagatcaaccaaaggactcgtatgcatgcatataagcacaaccaatggacacaagacactgggggggtgggatgagggcatgcgacaagggatgagggggctgggggaaggtcaatggggaaaaaaggagata from Eptesicus fuscus isolate TK198812 chromosome 12, DD_ASM_mEF_20220401, whole genome shotgun sequence includes:
- the LOC103304982 gene encoding ADP-ribosylation factor 5-like → MPPPPGPTKGLTVSALFSRIFGKMRILMVGLDAAGKTTILYKLKLEEIVTTIGFNVETVEYKNICFTVWDVGDQDKIRPLWGYYFQNTQGLIFVVDRNDRERVQGSADELQKMLQEEELWDAVLLVFANKQDMPNAMPVSELTDKLGLQHLRSHTWYIQATCAIQGTGLYDGLDWLSHELSKC